The following proteins are co-located in the Triticum aestivum cultivar Chinese Spring chromosome 1A, IWGSC CS RefSeq v2.1, whole genome shotgun sequence genome:
- the LOC123070370 gene encoding uncharacterized protein isoform X1, protein MAATAAEEPQEPRRGVDGELSGLDPGPGSCEAAPAREPVPTEMPAAAEAESSSMRKLGRLFRLTEVHLWDDFYVKPHDWRATETVGCTGSQTAKTRNKAAKQTDEDHSFVEDMELASLMGSLGLPVSFSTRKEKKKTPAKGKHQGRQAPYEAASTPMDDNVRTCTDSEELEHVQESMDCMEQTNSCVSSRTTAGYSEAYHGDVEKTLGEVSVNQCEPNGNMSSPVKSGSPVQQNEAADSFMQLNKVMLGRNSVDNESIMSCAELCHEEKSSEREDTISGETPLTSHDNDDPCPAEPSPVNNHVENSGSDFYYECGDWQVLWDQFYSRYYYYNILTQESTWDPPQGLEDFASYCSTYSSQGLDEQVSQLTSTLVEEHNQINAKLDKSSGVLSCVKHYISQPDEDVVQYGANASPCDNGETTFDQAGDNGHLDEQRHDLYYNEAQSLSDIPDKESIYPSVIATIDEVQDGENMQNDSSVAEVLEVSQEATTTKKKKRVRRSQSSHSCQDLAENISNDIAKYWNQRYSLFSLFDSGIKMDEEGWFSVTPEPIAKHHASRVGAGILIDCFTGVGGNTIQFATKCKHVVSVDIDPQKIDCAQHNATVYGVNDHIDFIIGDFIRIAPHLKGETVFMSPPWGGPDYAKVDVYDVKTMLKPCDGYHLFKVATAIASRVVMFLPRNSDLDQLADMCLSIDPPWAVEVEKNYLNGKLKAITAYFEEQGSADENCTLREHR, encoded by the exons atggcggccacggcggccgaggAGCCGCAGGAGCCCCGACGGGGCGTCGACGGCGAGCTGAG CGGACTCGACCCCGGCCCCGGGTCGTGTGAAGCGGCGCCCGCCCGCGAACCGGTGCCCACGGagatgccggcggcggcggaggcggagtcctCGTCGATGAGAAAGCTTGGGCGGCTCTTCAGGCTCACCGAAGTGCACCTCTG GGATGATTTTTATGTGAAGCCTCACGATTGGCGTGCCACTGAGACGGTTGGTTGCACG GGATCTCAAACAGCCAAAACCCGCAACAAAGCAGCCAAGCAGACAGATGAAG accattcatttgtTGAAGATATGGAATTGGCTAGTCTCATGGGTTCTTTGGGGCTTCCTGTTTCATTCAGCACAAGGAAAGAG AAAAAGAAGACACCTGCCAAGGGTAAGCATCAGGGACGACAAGCACCATATGAAGCGGCAAGTACTCCAATGGATGATAATGTAAGGACATGCACAGATTCTGAAGAACTGGAACACGTTCAGGAGTCGATGGATTGCATGGAGCAAACAAACTCATGCGTTTCATCTAGGACTACTGCGGGTTACAGTGAAGCCTACCATGGTGATGTTGAAAAGACGCTTGGTGAAGTCAGTGTTAATCAGTGTGAACCAAATGGTAACATGAGCAGTCCAGTAAAATCAGGCTCTCCTGTTCAACAAAATGAAGCTGCGGACAGTTTTATGCAGTTGAACAAAGTGATGCTGGGGCGAAATTCTGTTGATAATGAATCTATAATGTCCTGTGCTGAACTTTGTCATGAAGAAAAATCGTCTGAAAGAGAAGATACAATATCTGGGGAGACTCCACTCACGTCCCATGATAATGATGATCCATGTCCAGCAGAACCATCTCCTGTTAATAATCATGTTGAAAACTCTGGCTCTGATTTTTACTATGAATGCGGAGATTGGCAGGTTCTTTGGGATCAGTTCTATAGTCGGTATTACTATTACAACATCCTGACACAGGAATCTACATGGGATCCCCCTCAAGGATTGGAGGATTTTGCATCATATTGTAGCACATATTCATCTCAAGGGTTGGATGAACAAGTATCACAACTGACAAGCACACTCGTGGAAGAACACAATCAAATCAATGCAAAGCTTGACAAATCATCTGGAGTTTTATCCTGTGTCAAGCATTATATCTCACAACCTGATGAAGATGTTGTACAATATGGAGCTAACGCGAGCCCATGTGACAATGGAGAAACAACATTTG ATCAGGCTGGTGACAACGGCCATCTAGATGAGCAGAGGCATGATCTTTATTACAATGAAGCACAAAGTTTATCAGACATTCCTGATAAAGAGTCGATATATCCAAG TGTGATAGCTACCATCGATGAAGTACAAGATGGTGAAAATATGCAGAATGATAGTTCAGTGGCTGAAGTGTTAGAAGTGAGCCAGGAAGCTACCACCACCAAAAAGAAAAAGAGAGTAAGGAGATCTCAATCGT CTCATTCATGTCAGGACTTGGCAGAAAACATTTCCAATGACATCGCCAAGTATTGGAATCAGCGGTACTCGCTTTTCTCCCTTTTTGATAGTGGTATAAAGATGGATGAAGAGGGGTGGTTTTCAGTAACGCCAGAGCCCATTGCAAAGCATCATGCATCTCGTGTTGGTGCAGGCATATTGATTGACTGTTTCACGGGAGTAGGTGGAAATACCATCCAGTTTGCCACAAA GTGTAAGCATGTTGTTTCTGTTGACATTGACCCACAGAAGATTGATTGTGCACAGCATAATGCAACTGTTTATGGAGTCAATGATCATATAGACTTCATTATAGGAGATTTTATCCGTATAGCACCTCATCTGAAG GGGGAAACTGTCTTCATGTCACCTCCATGGGGTGGACCGGACTATGCAAAAGTAGATGTGTATGACGTCAAAACCATGCTTAAGCCTTGTGATGG GTACCATCTCTTCAAAGTTGCCACGGCGATCGCTTCGAGAGTAGTCATGTTCCTTCCTCGCAACAGTGACCTAGACCAGCTGGCGGACATGTGCTTGTCGATCGATCCTCCATGGGCGGTTGAG GTGGAGAAGAATTACCTCAATGGGAAGCTGAAAGCCATAACGGCATACTTTGAGGAACAGGGCAGCGCAGACGAAAACTGCACTCTTCGTGAACACCGATGA
- the LOC123070370 gene encoding uncharacterized protein isoform X2: MAATAAEEPQEPRRGVDGELSGLDPGPGSCEAAPAREPVPTEMPAAAEAESSSMRKLGRLFRLTEVHLWDDFYVKPHDWRATETVGCTGSQTAKTRNKAAKQTDEDHSFVEDMELASLMGSLGLPVSFSTRKEKKKTPAKGKHQGRQAPYEAASTPMDDNVRTCTDSEELEHVQESMDCMEQTNSCVSSRTTAGYSEAYHGDVEKTLGEVSVNQCEPNGNMSSPVKSGSPVQQNEAADSFMQLNKVMLGRNSVDNESIMSCAELCHEEKSSEREDTISGETPLTSHDNDDPCPAEPSPVNNHVENSGSDFYYECGDWQVLWDQFYSRYYYYNILTQESTWDPPQGLEDFASYCSTYSSQGLDEQVSQLTSTLVEEHNQINAKLDKSSGVLSCVKHYISQPDEDVVQYGANASPCDNGETTFDQAGDNGHLDEQRHDLYYNEAQSLSDIPDKESIYPSVIATIDEVQDGENMQNDSSVAEVLEVSQEATTTKKKKRLIHVRTWQKTFPMTSPSIGISGILIDCFTGVGGNTIQFATKCKHVVSVDIDPQKIDCAQHNATVYGVNDHIDFIIGDFIRIAPHLKGETVFMSPPWGGPDYAKVDVYDVKTMLKPCDGYHLFKVATAIASRVVMFLPRNSDLDQLADMCLSIDPPWAVEVEKNYLNGKLKAITAYFEEQGSADENCTLREHR; the protein is encoded by the exons atggcggccacggcggccgaggAGCCGCAGGAGCCCCGACGGGGCGTCGACGGCGAGCTGAG CGGACTCGACCCCGGCCCCGGGTCGTGTGAAGCGGCGCCCGCCCGCGAACCGGTGCCCACGGagatgccggcggcggcggaggcggagtcctCGTCGATGAGAAAGCTTGGGCGGCTCTTCAGGCTCACCGAAGTGCACCTCTG GGATGATTTTTATGTGAAGCCTCACGATTGGCGTGCCACTGAGACGGTTGGTTGCACG GGATCTCAAACAGCCAAAACCCGCAACAAAGCAGCCAAGCAGACAGATGAAG accattcatttgtTGAAGATATGGAATTGGCTAGTCTCATGGGTTCTTTGGGGCTTCCTGTTTCATTCAGCACAAGGAAAGAG AAAAAGAAGACACCTGCCAAGGGTAAGCATCAGGGACGACAAGCACCATATGAAGCGGCAAGTACTCCAATGGATGATAATGTAAGGACATGCACAGATTCTGAAGAACTGGAACACGTTCAGGAGTCGATGGATTGCATGGAGCAAACAAACTCATGCGTTTCATCTAGGACTACTGCGGGTTACAGTGAAGCCTACCATGGTGATGTTGAAAAGACGCTTGGTGAAGTCAGTGTTAATCAGTGTGAACCAAATGGTAACATGAGCAGTCCAGTAAAATCAGGCTCTCCTGTTCAACAAAATGAAGCTGCGGACAGTTTTATGCAGTTGAACAAAGTGATGCTGGGGCGAAATTCTGTTGATAATGAATCTATAATGTCCTGTGCTGAACTTTGTCATGAAGAAAAATCGTCTGAAAGAGAAGATACAATATCTGGGGAGACTCCACTCACGTCCCATGATAATGATGATCCATGTCCAGCAGAACCATCTCCTGTTAATAATCATGTTGAAAACTCTGGCTCTGATTTTTACTATGAATGCGGAGATTGGCAGGTTCTTTGGGATCAGTTCTATAGTCGGTATTACTATTACAACATCCTGACACAGGAATCTACATGGGATCCCCCTCAAGGATTGGAGGATTTTGCATCATATTGTAGCACATATTCATCTCAAGGGTTGGATGAACAAGTATCACAACTGACAAGCACACTCGTGGAAGAACACAATCAAATCAATGCAAAGCTTGACAAATCATCTGGAGTTTTATCCTGTGTCAAGCATTATATCTCACAACCTGATGAAGATGTTGTACAATATGGAGCTAACGCGAGCCCATGTGACAATGGAGAAACAACATTTG ATCAGGCTGGTGACAACGGCCATCTAGATGAGCAGAGGCATGATCTTTATTACAATGAAGCACAAAGTTTATCAGACATTCCTGATAAAGAGTCGATATATCCAAG TGTGATAGCTACCATCGATGAAGTACAAGATGGTGAAAATATGCAGAATGATAGTTCAGTGGCTGAAGTGTTAGAAGTGAGCCAGGAAGCTACCACCACCAAAAAGAAAAAGAGA CTCATTCATGTCAGGACTTGGCAGAAAACATTTCCAATGACATCGCCAAGTATTGGAATCAGCG GCATATTGATTGACTGTTTCACGGGAGTAGGTGGAAATACCATCCAGTTTGCCACAAA GTGTAAGCATGTTGTTTCTGTTGACATTGACCCACAGAAGATTGATTGTGCACAGCATAATGCAACTGTTTATGGAGTCAATGATCATATAGACTTCATTATAGGAGATTTTATCCGTATAGCACCTCATCTGAAG GGGGAAACTGTCTTCATGTCACCTCCATGGGGTGGACCGGACTATGCAAAAGTAGATGTGTATGACGTCAAAACCATGCTTAAGCCTTGTGATGG GTACCATCTCTTCAAAGTTGCCACGGCGATCGCTTCGAGAGTAGTCATGTTCCTTCCTCGCAACAGTGACCTAGACCAGCTGGCGGACATGTGCTTGTCGATCGATCCTCCATGGGCGGTTGAG GTGGAGAAGAATTACCTCAATGGGAAGCTGAAAGCCATAACGGCATACTTTGAGGAACAGGGCAGCGCAGACGAAAACTGCACTCTTCGTGAACACCGATGA